Part of the Natrialbaceae archaeon AArc-T1-2 genome, CTCCGATGGTCGCGCTGATCAGCGGCGGCATCGACTCGCCGGTCGCGGCCTACGAGGTGATGTGTCGGGGCAGTCCCGTGGTCCCGGTCTACGTCGACCTCGGGGAGTACGGCGGGGTCGACCACGAGGCACGCGCGATGGAGACAGTTCGCTCGCTCGCACACTACGCCCCGAACTTCGACATGCGCGTCTACCGGGTACCCGGCGGGAACGCCGTGGAGCGACTCGTCGAGACGATGGAGGAAGGACGCATGCTCTCGCTGCGGCGCTTCTTCTATCGCGTCGCCGAGGAAATCGCCGCGGAGGTCGACGCAAGCGGCATCGTCACCGGCGAGGCCCTCGGCCAGAAGTCGAGCCAGACCGCCCAGAACCTCGGCGTCACGAGTCGGGTCACCGACATCCCCATCCACCGGCCGCTTTTGACCTGGGACAAACAGGACATCGTCGCCCGTGCCCGCGAGATCGAGACGTTCACCGACTCGACGATCCCGGCGGGCTGTAACCGGGTCGCCCCCGACCGCGCCGAGACAAACGCCCGTCTCGAGCCACTGCTCGCGGCCGAGCCCGACGACGTACTCGAGTACGCCGTGCGGGCGGCCGCGAACGCGGACCGCGTCGAGCCGTAAGCTGCACCCGAAGGCGAAACCGACATTACGCTCTCGCTCCCACGTGAGACAGTGACCCGCGTCTGTTTCATCGGCTCCCCGGACGTGAACCTGCGGTACGAACTCCTCTCGCGGGAGACCTCTCGGGAGGCCCTCGCGACCTACGACCTCGAATGCCCCTTCGAGAACACGCTCGCCGTCCGGACGGTCAGCGTCGGCGCGGCCGTCTCTCTTCTCAACGATCTCGAGTGGTACCTCGTCCGGTTCGTCGACGAGGCACTGCTCCAGGAGCCAAGCGTCAGCGAGGCGGAGTGGCTCTCACGCGAGCTCGCGGAGTCGCTTCGAAGCGGCGAGATCACGCCCGAGGAGACGGGCGAGTATCTGAAGATCTACGGCGTCGAGTCGGCCGAGGAGGACGACACCGCAGGCGGTTCCGAGAGCGGACCCGGTGGCGCGACCCTCACGGCACCCGTCCGGCTCGTCGAACCGCTGTACGCCCGCCGGACCGACGGCAACGTCCCCGCCTACGACCTCCGGGACGTCGCCGAGACGCTGGTCGTTCGGCTCACGGAGGCTGAGTTTTCCGCATGAGTGGCACCGGAATCACGACGGTCGACGGACGACGTATCGCCTACCAGCGGGCCGGAACGGACGGCCCACCCGTCGTCTTGCTCCACGGTGGCGGCGTCGACGACTCGCGACTCTCGTGGCGACACACGATCGACGCCGTAGCCGAGGAGTATCGGGTGTACGCCCCCGACTGGCCCGGGTACGGCGACAGCGAGGACGGGATCACCCACACGACGGAAGCCTACGTCGACGTCCTCGCCGGCTTTCTCGAGGCGGTCGGCCTCGAGCGAGCGACACTCGCCGGCATTTCGATGGGCGGAGCCGCGGCGCTCGGATACGCGCTCGAACGGCCCGAGCGGGTCGATCGACTGGCGCTCGTCGACAGCTACGGGCTCGGACGGGAGATCCCGGCCGGCCCGTTCTGGAAGACCGCCGCATACGTCCCGGGATCGAACGCGATGGCCTGGTCCGCGATCGGCACCTCGAAACAGGCAACGCGGCTAGGACTTGGAAACGTCGTCGCGAACCCTCACAACCTCTCGGACGAGTTCGTCGAGGCCGTCCGATCGCGGGCGAGCCGGCCGGGTGCCGGAACGGCGTTCGAAGCGTTCCAGCGCAACGAACTCGGCCCCGACGGGACGGCCGCGACGAGCTACC contains:
- a CDS encoding tRNA sulfurtransferase, encoding MHPPGADVVLVRHGDVNVKSTQVKRYMVGLLVEHLEALLADRSVPGEVDRRWNRLLVHTDEASVAEAAATAADAFGVVSASPARAVTPEREAIYEALAETARECYDGGSFAVDARRADKDLPFTSEDLAREGGDEIWAAVEDEFEPEVDLEDPDLTFGVEVREDAAYVYLEELDGPGGLPLGSQAPMVALISGGIDSPVAAYEVMCRGSPVVPVYVDLGEYGGVDHEARAMETVRSLAHYAPNFDMRVYRVPGGNAVERLVETMEEGRMLSLRRFFYRVAEEIAAEVDASGIVTGEALGQKSSQTAQNLGVTSRVTDIPIHRPLLTWDKQDIVARAREIETFTDSTIPAGCNRVAPDRAETNARLEPLLAAEPDDVLEYAVRAAANADRVEP
- a CDS encoding DUF5804 family protein, producing the protein MTRVCFIGSPDVNLRYELLSRETSREALATYDLECPFENTLAVRTVSVGAAVSLLNDLEWYLVRFVDEALLQEPSVSEAEWLSRELAESLRSGEITPEETGEYLKIYGVESAEEDDTAGGSESGPGGATLTAPVRLVEPLYARRTDGNVPAYDLRDVAETLVVRLTEAEFSA
- a CDS encoding alpha/beta fold hydrolase, giving the protein MSGTGITTVDGRRIAYQRAGTDGPPVVLLHGGGVDDSRLSWRHTIDAVAEEYRVYAPDWPGYGDSEDGITHTTEAYVDVLAGFLEAVGLERATLAGISMGGAAALGYALERPERVDRLALVDSYGLGREIPAGPFWKTAAYVPGSNAMAWSAIGTSKQATRLGLGNVVANPHNLSDEFVEAVRSRASRPGAGTAFEAFQRNELGPDGTAATSYLEDLEFLSVPTLLVHGAEDPLFPVRWSKRAAAKIPEADLEILDDCGHWTPRERPERFNEILRGFLERESR